In Streptomyces sp. NBC_01707, a genomic segment contains:
- a CDS encoding GntR family transcriptional regulator: protein MPKPVADPAALELGVDRSSPVPLYYQLSQQLEAAIEQGRLAPGSLLGNEIELAARLGLSRPTVRQAIQSLVDKGLMVRRRGVGTQVVHSQVKRPLELSSLYDDLEAAGQRPATRVLCNRIEPATARVAAALGVPEGADVHLVERLRSAHDEPMALLRNHVPAGLVDLGTERLEATGLYRIMRAAGITLHSARQNVGARLATAEEAAQLAEPEGAPLLTMERTTYDDTGRAVEFASHVYRASRYAFDFQLLVR from the coding sequence GTGCCCAAACCCGTCGCCGACCCCGCCGCCCTCGAACTCGGTGTGGACCGCAGCAGCCCGGTCCCGCTCTACTACCAGCTCTCGCAGCAGTTGGAGGCGGCCATCGAACAGGGCCGCCTCGCCCCCGGCAGTCTCCTCGGCAACGAGATCGAGCTCGCGGCCCGGCTCGGCCTGTCCCGGCCCACCGTCCGCCAGGCCATCCAGTCGCTCGTCGACAAAGGCCTGATGGTGCGACGCCGCGGGGTGGGCACCCAGGTCGTCCACAGCCAGGTCAAGCGGCCCCTCGAACTGAGCAGCCTGTACGACGATCTGGAGGCGGCCGGTCAGCGCCCCGCCACCCGCGTCCTGTGCAACCGGATCGAGCCCGCCACTGCCAGGGTCGCCGCCGCCCTCGGTGTCCCGGAAGGCGCCGACGTCCACCTCGTGGAGCGGCTGCGGTCCGCCCACGACGAACCGATGGCGCTGCTGCGCAACCACGTGCCGGCCGGCCTGGTCGACCTGGGCACCGAACGGCTGGAGGCCACCGGTCTCTACCGGATCATGCGGGCCGCCGGAATCACTCTGCACAGCGCGCGCCAGAACGTCGGCGCCCGCCTCGCCACGGCCGAGGAGGCCGCCCAGCTCGCCGAGCCCGAGGGCGCGCCGCTGCTGACGATGGAGCGCACCACGTACGACGACACCGGGCGGGCGGTCGAATTCGCCTCCCATGTCTACCGAGCCTCGCGCTACGCCTTCGACTTCCAGCTCCTCGTACGCTGA
- a CDS encoding PPOX class F420-dependent oxidoreductase: MSKPPLPDEAVAMLKKANPAVITTLRPDGQPVSTPTWYLWDDGRVLVNMDEGRKRLEHIRRDPRVSLTVLDEVGWYTHISIIGRVSETRPDEGLADIDRLARQYMGNDYPMRDRDRVSAWIEIERWHGWGTLKDNSQPG, encoded by the coding sequence ATGTCCAAGCCACCGTTGCCGGACGAAGCCGTAGCCATGCTGAAGAAGGCGAACCCGGCCGTCATCACCACGCTCCGCCCGGACGGCCAGCCGGTGTCCACCCCGACCTGGTATCTCTGGGACGACGGCAGGGTGCTGGTGAACATGGACGAGGGCCGCAAGCGGCTGGAGCACATCCGCCGGGACCCGCGCGTCAGTCTCACCGTGCTGGACGAGGTGGGCTGGTACACGCACATCAGCATCATCGGCCGCGTCTCCGAGACGCGTCCGGACGAGGGCCTCGCCGACATCGACAGGCTGGCCCGTCAGTACATGGGCAACGACTACCCCATGCGGGACCGCGACCGGGTGAGCGCCTGGATCGAGATCGAACGCTGGCACGGCTGGGGCACCCTGAAGGACAACAGCCAACCGGGCTGA
- a CDS encoding N-acetylmuramoyl-L-alanine amidase: MAMHEYEIDRRTLFRFGLGGAVVAVVGTELALPAAAQAAPSAEFPWIIDCDSWGARPPASPVQITGNTTNKIILHHMAFPNVTDYSREHAVQLAKDCQDLHMDTNGWADTGQHFTVSRGGYVLEGRHRSLETLEAGEHQVTAAHCPGENGNAIGIENEGTYITETPPEALLDALVDLCIVVCRKFDLNAWDIFGHWDFRETDCPGIAFYAQFPMVRTRVLKALGTPAGAIPERRWPDIWRFVGGPVVKVAQYLLADLGYGLAADGVFGQDTISVVNDFQARNGLPVDPDCTFDLATWEALVPTLDKHATGLPVVALQEMLVRKGYTDAVPTGTYDHETMKAVQDLQRLHGLTPNGKVGTSTWCAVVGGSVRQAFRA; the protein is encoded by the coding sequence ATGGCCATGCACGAGTACGAAATCGATCGCCGCACGTTGTTCAGATTCGGCCTGGGGGGAGCGGTCGTCGCGGTCGTCGGCACCGAACTGGCGCTCCCCGCGGCGGCCCAGGCAGCGCCTTCGGCGGAATTCCCCTGGATCATCGACTGTGACAGCTGGGGCGCCAGGCCGCCGGCCAGTCCCGTGCAGATCACCGGCAACACCACCAACAAGATCATCCTGCACCACATGGCGTTCCCGAACGTCACCGACTACTCGCGCGAGCACGCCGTCCAACTGGCCAAGGACTGCCAGGACCTGCACATGGACACCAACGGCTGGGCGGACACCGGCCAGCACTTCACGGTGAGCCGGGGCGGCTACGTCCTGGAGGGGCGGCACCGGAGTCTGGAGACCCTGGAAGCCGGGGAACACCAGGTGACCGCCGCCCACTGTCCCGGCGAGAACGGCAACGCGATCGGCATCGAGAACGAGGGCACCTACATCACGGAGACCCCGCCCGAGGCCCTCCTCGACGCGTTGGTCGACCTGTGCATCGTCGTGTGCCGCAAGTTCGACCTGAACGCCTGGGATATCTTCGGCCACTGGGACTTCCGCGAGACCGACTGCCCGGGCATCGCCTTCTACGCACAGTTCCCGATGGTCCGCACGCGCGTCCTGAAGGCGCTGGGCACGCCGGCCGGTGCGATACCGGAGCGCCGCTGGCCGGACATCTGGCGGTTCGTCGGCGGCCCCGTCGTCAAGGTGGCGCAGTACCTGCTCGCCGACCTCGGATACGGACTGGCCGCCGACGGCGTCTTCGGCCAGGACACGATCTCGGTCGTGAACGACTTCCAGGCGAGGAACGGCCTGCCGGTCGACCCGGACTGCACGTTCGACCTTGCCACCTGGGAGGCGCTCGTCCCCACCCTCGACAAGCACGCCACCGGCCTGCCCGTCGTCGCGCTTCAGGAGATGCTGGTCCGCAAGGGATACACGGATGCGGTGCCGACGGGCACGTACGACCACGAGACCATGAAGGCCGTCCAGGACCTGCAGCGGCTCCATGGGCTCACTCCCAACGGCAAGGTCGGGACGAGCACATGGTGCGCTGTCGTCGGCGGCTCGGTACGGCAGGCGTTCCGGGCCTGA
- a CDS encoding Gfo/Idh/MocA family oxidoreductase, with protein MRIGLIGTGRIGSFHAGVLARHPAVDTLVVTDTDGARAAAVAARTGAAVAGSVAEVLRAGVDAVVIASATSAHAELIATAARAGLPAFCEKPIALDPAGTLSALREVERAGSVLQLGFMRRFDAGYAAARTAVRGGALGRLHTLRAVTSDPAPPPAAYLPHSGGLFRDCLVHDFDILRWVTGREVVEVYATGSDAGPAMFRAAGDVDTAAALLTLDDATLATATATRCNGAGYDVRMELAGELGQIAVGLDERTPLTSVEPQGPAAPAKPWPGFLERFAPAYEAELDAFVRVVRGEQANPCDGREALHALRIAEACELSRREHRPVAVAEIPAD; from the coding sequence ATGCGTATCGGACTCATCGGCACCGGCCGGATCGGTTCCTTCCACGCGGGTGTGCTGGCCCGCCACCCCGCGGTGGACACGCTGGTGGTGACGGACACCGACGGGGCGAGGGCGGCCGCGGTCGCCGCCCGGACGGGCGCCGCAGTCGCCGGTTCCGTGGCCGAAGTACTGCGCGCGGGCGTGGACGCCGTCGTGATCGCCTCGGCCACGTCGGCGCACGCGGAGCTGATCGCGACGGCCGCGCGCGCGGGGCTGCCCGCGTTCTGCGAGAAGCCGATCGCGCTGGACCCCGCGGGGACGCTCAGCGCGCTGCGCGAGGTCGAGCGGGCCGGGAGCGTGCTTCAGCTGGGCTTCATGCGGCGGTTCGACGCCGGGTACGCCGCGGCGCGCACCGCCGTGCGGGGCGGTGCGCTGGGCAGGCTGCACACCCTGCGGGCCGTGACGTCCGATCCGGCGCCGCCGCCCGCCGCGTATCTGCCGCACTCCGGCGGTCTGTTCCGGGACTGTCTGGTCCATGACTTCGACATCCTGCGGTGGGTGACGGGCCGTGAGGTGGTGGAGGTGTACGCCACCGGATCGGATGCCGGTCCCGCGATGTTCCGCGCGGCGGGCGATGTCGACACGGCGGCTGCCCTGCTGACCCTCGACGACGCCACACTGGCGACGGCAACGGCGACCCGGTGCAACGGTGCCGGGTACGACGTACGGATGGAACTGGCGGGCGAACTCGGCCAGATCGCGGTCGGTCTCGACGAGCGCACTCCGCTGACATCGGTGGAGCCACAGGGCCCCGCCGCTCCGGCCAAGCCCTGGCCGGGGTTCCTGGAGCGGTTCGCCCCGGCGTACGAGGCGGAACTGGACGCGTTCGTACGGGTGGTGCGGGGAGAGCAGGCCAACCCGTGCGACGGCCGGGAAGCTCTGCACGCGCTGCGGATCGCCGAGGCGTGCGAACTGTCCCGGCGCGAACACCGGCCGGTGGCGGTGGCGGAGATCCCGGCCGACTGA
- a CDS encoding PaaI family thioesterase: MTGLDLQMAQKVLDSQPFSRLVGARITAFGDGSATLEVDIRPELQQQNGFVHGGVLSYAADNSITFAAGTTLGAAVLTGGFSIQYIRPATGRTLIARSVVVHTGRRQAVVRCDLFAAADDGTETLCAVAQGTVLPARN, translated from the coding sequence ATGACCGGACTTGATTTGCAGATGGCACAGAAGGTCCTCGACAGCCAGCCTTTCAGCCGGCTCGTCGGGGCGCGGATCACCGCTTTCGGGGACGGTTCGGCCACCCTCGAAGTGGACATCCGTCCGGAACTCCAGCAGCAGAACGGATTCGTGCACGGCGGGGTGCTCTCCTACGCTGCCGACAACTCGATCACGTTCGCCGCCGGGACGACCCTCGGAGCGGCCGTACTCACCGGCGGCTTCTCGATCCAGTACATCCGGCCCGCCACCGGCCGCACCCTGATCGCCCGCTCCGTCGTCGTCCACACCGGCCGCCGTCAGGCCGTCGTCCGCTGTGATCTGTTCGCCGCCGCGGACGACGGCACGGAAACCCTGTGCGCGGTAGCCCAGGGGACCGTGCTCCCCGCCCGGAACTGA
- a CDS encoding cytochrome P450 — MRAEGPVHTIRTDDFERVWLIVGYEEGRAALADQRLGKDWRTTQYATGAGDPINANMLEMDAPHHTRLRKLVAREFTARRIESLRPRVQQITDELLDAMVPAGHGDLVDALAFPLPMTVICELIGVPDLDRNEFRRLSNGIVAPKTAQEEGEAVRSMGAYLVELIEDKRCSPGDDLLSALIRARDEEGDGLSSDELVGMAFLLLVAGHETTVNLISNGVRALLTHPDQLAALRADFGLIDGAVEEMLRYDGPVETATFRFTREPVGIGSRVIPAGEAVLIALAGADRDPARYPEPDRFDIRRDTQGHLAFGHGIHFCMGAPLARMEGRIAIRALLERCPDLELAPETGELDWLPGMLIRGVRRLPVRW; from the coding sequence ATGCGCGCCGAGGGACCGGTGCACACCATCCGTACCGACGATTTCGAGCGGGTCTGGCTGATCGTCGGTTACGAGGAGGGCCGCGCGGCCCTCGCCGACCAGCGGCTCGGCAAGGACTGGCGGACGACGCAGTACGCGACGGGCGCAGGCGATCCGATCAACGCCAACATGCTGGAGATGGACGCCCCCCACCACACCCGGCTGCGCAAGCTCGTCGCCCGCGAGTTCACCGCTCGCAGGATCGAGTCGCTGCGCCCGCGCGTCCAGCAGATCACCGATGAACTGCTCGACGCGATGGTGCCCGCCGGGCACGGCGACCTCGTCGACGCACTCGCCTTCCCGCTGCCCATGACGGTCATCTGTGAGCTGATCGGTGTGCCGGACCTGGACCGCAACGAGTTCCGCCGGCTGTCGAACGGCATCGTCGCCCCGAAGACGGCGCAGGAGGAGGGCGAGGCGGTCCGCTCGATGGGCGCCTATCTGGTCGAGCTCATCGAGGACAAGCGGTGCTCGCCCGGCGACGACCTGCTGAGTGCGCTGATCCGGGCGCGTGACGAGGAGGGCGACGGGCTGTCGTCCGACGAACTCGTCGGGATGGCCTTCCTGCTGCTCGTCGCCGGTCATGAGACCACGGTCAACCTGATCTCCAACGGGGTACGCGCACTGCTGACCCACCCCGATCAACTCGCGGCACTGCGAGCCGACTTCGGCTTGATCGACGGCGCGGTCGAGGAGATGCTCCGGTACGACGGGCCGGTGGAGACCGCCACCTTTCGCTTCACCCGTGAACCGGTCGGGATCGGCTCCCGGGTCATTCCGGCCGGCGAAGCGGTGCTGATCGCCCTGGCCGGAGCCGACCGCGACCCCGCCCGCTACCCGGAACCGGACCGCTTCGACATCCGCCGCGACACCCAGGGGCATCTGGCGTTCGGACACGGGATCCACTTCTGCATGGGCGCGCCGCTGGCCCGTATGGAGGGCCGGATCGCGATCCGCGCGCTGCTGGAGCGGTGCCCGGATCTCGAACTCGCTCCGGAGACCGGGGAACTCGACTGGCTGCCGGGAATGCTGATCCGGGGGGTGCGACGGTTGCCGGTGCGCTGGTGA
- a CDS encoding response regulator transcription factor has product MTTPRDPAAPPVRLLIVDDDPLVRAGLTFMLGGVDDITVVGEGADGSEVADLVDRHRPDVVLMDIRMPTMDGLTATEALRSRPDAPEVVVLTTFHADEQVLQAIRAGAAGFVLKDTPPAQIVDSVRRVAAGDPVLSPAVTRQLMTRAAGGADGRPARAERARQRIASLAEREREVAVAVGRGRSNAEIAATLYLSVATVKAHVSRILARFGFNNRVQIALLVHDAGLLDEEGDSTGDVR; this is encoded by the coding sequence ATGACCACCCCCAGGGATCCCGCGGCGCCCCCCGTCCGGCTGCTCATCGTCGACGACGACCCGCTCGTACGGGCCGGGTTGACGTTCATGCTCGGCGGCGTCGACGACATCACCGTCGTGGGGGAGGGTGCGGACGGCTCCGAGGTCGCGGATCTCGTCGACCGGCACCGCCCCGATGTGGTGCTGATGGACATCAGGATGCCGACCATGGACGGGCTGACCGCGACCGAAGCGCTGCGCAGCAGACCCGACGCGCCCGAGGTCGTCGTTCTCACCACCTTCCACGCCGACGAGCAGGTGCTGCAGGCCATCCGCGCCGGAGCGGCAGGTTTCGTCCTGAAGGACACCCCTCCCGCGCAGATCGTCGACTCGGTGCGCCGGGTCGCGGCCGGTGACCCCGTGCTGTCGCCCGCCGTCACCCGGCAGCTCATGACTCGTGCCGCGGGCGGCGCCGACGGCCGGCCGGCCCGGGCCGAACGGGCCCGGCAGCGGATCGCCTCCCTCGCCGAGCGGGAGCGCGAGGTCGCGGTCGCCGTCGGACGCGGCCGGTCCAACGCGGAGATCGCCGCGACCCTGTACCTGAGCGTCGCCACCGTCAAGGCCCATGTGTCGCGCATCCTCGCGAGGTTCGGCTTCAACAACCGCGTCCAGATCGCGCTGTTGGTGCACGACGCGGGTCTGCTCGACGAGGAGGGCGACTCCACCGGCGACGTACGCTGA
- a CDS encoding sensor histidine kinase has product MTRTEYPWLLPSAMADPELPGDLGRRARRTVRDWVVDVTAFLCAAAIGVAAAGAIDADHTTPDGVVFTDSLIGAAACCALWTRRRWPVGLAVTLTLVSVVEPVAAGALLVALFSVAVHRPFRPVAAVGVLALAVAPVQPYLRPDPATSFLASTVVGVLLVLLVLSWGMVVRSRRQLVVTLRERARRAEAEAGLRAEQAQRLAREAIAREMHDVLAHRLTLLSVHAGALEFRPDAPPAEVARAAGVIRDSAHEALQDLREIIGVLRSPGDGDNGDGNRPQPTLATLDALIAESRLAGMKVTLDNHVTDPATAPGATGRTVYRIAQEGLTNARKHTPGTGVTITLTGGPGDGLTIEVRNPAPVEPFERVPGSGQGLIGLTERATLAGGRLHHGPEPDGGFVVRAWLPWSA; this is encoded by the coding sequence ATGACGCGCACGGAGTACCCCTGGCTGCTGCCCTCGGCGATGGCCGATCCCGAGCTGCCCGGTGACCTGGGCCGCAGGGCACGCCGCACGGTACGGGACTGGGTCGTCGACGTCACGGCCTTCCTCTGCGCGGCGGCGATCGGCGTGGCCGCGGCCGGTGCCATCGACGCCGACCACACCACCCCCGACGGCGTCGTCTTCACCGACTCGCTGATCGGCGCCGCGGCCTGCTGCGCCCTGTGGACACGGCGGCGGTGGCCGGTCGGCCTGGCTGTGACCCTCACACTGGTCTCCGTCGTCGAACCGGTCGCCGCCGGGGCCCTGCTCGTGGCGCTGTTCAGCGTCGCGGTGCACCGGCCGTTCAGACCGGTGGCCGCCGTCGGCGTGCTCGCCCTGGCCGTCGCGCCCGTGCAGCCGTATCTACGCCCCGACCCGGCGACCTCGTTCCTCGCGTCCACCGTCGTCGGCGTGCTGCTGGTCCTGCTGGTGCTGAGCTGGGGCATGGTCGTACGGTCCAGACGCCAGCTCGTCGTCACGCTGCGCGAGCGCGCCCGCCGGGCCGAGGCGGAGGCGGGGCTCCGTGCCGAGCAGGCCCAGCGGCTGGCGCGCGAGGCCATCGCGCGCGAGATGCATGATGTGCTCGCCCACCGGCTGACCCTCCTCAGCGTCCACGCAGGCGCCCTCGAATTCCGCCCCGACGCGCCACCGGCCGAGGTCGCCCGGGCCGCAGGGGTCATCCGGGACAGCGCACACGAGGCGCTCCAGGACCTCCGCGAGATCATCGGAGTCCTCCGGAGCCCCGGCGACGGCGACAACGGGGACGGCAACCGGCCGCAGCCCACCCTCGCGACGCTGGACGCACTGATCGCCGAATCCCGGCTGGCGGGAATGAAGGTCACCCTCGACAACCACGTCACCGACCCGGCCACCGCCCCCGGCGCCACCGGACGCACCGTGTACCGCATCGCCCAGGAGGGCTTGACCAACGCCCGTAAGCACACCCCCGGCACCGGGGTCACCATCACCCTCACCGGCGGACCGGGCGACGGACTCACCATCGAGGTACGCAACCCGGCACCTGTCGAACCGTTCGAGCGGGTCCCCGGCTCCGGCCAGGGGCTCATCGGCCTGACCGAGCGCGCCACCCTCGCGGGCGGCCGCCTCCACCACGGCCCGGAACCCGACGGCGGTTTCGTCGTCCGGGCCTGGCTACCGTGGTCCGCATGA
- a CDS encoding DMT family transporter, whose amino-acid sequence MSAVALPALAPPRRAWLTDLPVLLVAVVWGASYLAAKGITTTSTVVAVLVLRFVIVLPVLTVAGWRRLRALSAAQWRGAGLLGLVLSGIFLVETYGVVHTSATNAGLIISLTMIFTPLAEAAVTRVRPPRAFLAAAALSVAGVVLLTQGGGFTSPSVGDLLMLVAALARTLHVLMMARIKSVQAADSLSLTTVQLGSAVAVFAVLAAVPGTGESPWTVAAGFGVREWGGLLFLSVFCTLFAFFVQMWSVRRTSPSRVSLLLGTEPLWAAAAGIAIGGERLSALGVLGAVLVLAGTGWGRRAATPAAP is encoded by the coding sequence GTGTCCGCTGTCGCCCTGCCCGCCCTCGCACCACCGCGCCGGGCCTGGCTCACCGATCTGCCCGTGCTGCTCGTCGCGGTCGTCTGGGGCGCCAGCTATCTCGCGGCCAAGGGCATCACCACGACGTCCACCGTGGTCGCGGTCCTCGTCCTGCGCTTCGTCATCGTGCTGCCCGTGCTGACCGTCGCCGGGTGGCGCAGGCTGCGGGCGCTCAGCGCGGCGCAGTGGCGCGGCGCGGGCCTGCTGGGGCTGGTCCTCAGCGGGATCTTCCTGGTGGAGACGTACGGCGTCGTGCACACCTCGGCGACCAACGCCGGGCTCATCATCAGTCTGACGATGATCTTCACACCGCTCGCCGAGGCCGCGGTGACCAGGGTCCGGCCGCCCAGAGCGTTCCTCGCCGCCGCCGCACTGTCCGTCGCCGGTGTCGTGCTGCTGACCCAGGGCGGCGGTTTCACCAGTCCGTCGGTGGGCGATCTGCTGATGCTGGTGGCGGCCCTCGCCCGCACCCTGCATGTGCTGATGATGGCCCGCATCAAGTCCGTCCAGGCGGCGGACTCGCTGTCGTTGACCACCGTGCAGCTCGGCAGCGCGGTCGCCGTCTTCGCCGTGCTCGCCGCCGTTCCCGGCACAGGGGAATCGCCCTGGACGGTGGCTGCGGGGTTCGGCGTCCGGGAGTGGGGCGGGCTGCTGTTCCTCTCCGTCTTCTGCACGCTGTTCGCCTTCTTCGTACAGATGTGGTCGGTACGCCGCACCTCACCGTCCCGGGTCAGTCTGCTGCTCGGTACGGAACCGTTGTGGGCGGCGGCCGCGGGCATCGCGATCGGCGGCGAACGGCTCTCCGCCCTCGGCGTACTGGGCGCGGTGCTCGTCCTTGCCGGAACCGGCTGGGGCCGCCGCGCGGCAACCCCCGCTGCTCCTTGA
- a CDS encoding aldo/keto reductase, with translation MIETPARTLNDGRTVPSVGLGTWPMDDDAAEQAVAGALGLGYRLVDTALNYRNETGTGRGIARSGVPREDVFVTTKVPGRHHGYEKTLASFEESRRNLGLDYVDLYLIHWPLPRVDLYVDTWKAMIQLRKDGLVRSIGVSNFTAAHVERLEQETGVLPAVNQIEMHPRFPQEELRAVHEAKGIVTESWSPLGRGHRLLADPEIVAVAEAHGVTPGQAVLRWHTQLGAVPIPKSADPGRQRENLDLFGFDLTADELARISAGPRRRFGGDPESHEEF, from the coding sequence ATGATCGAGACCCCGGCTCGCACCCTCAACGACGGCCGTACCGTTCCCTCCGTCGGGCTCGGCACCTGGCCGATGGACGACGACGCGGCCGAGCAGGCCGTCGCGGGGGCATTGGGCCTCGGATACCGGCTCGTCGACACCGCACTCAACTACCGCAACGAGACGGGAACCGGCCGCGGGATCGCCCGCAGCGGCGTGCCGCGCGAGGACGTCTTCGTCACCACCAAGGTGCCGGGCCGGCACCACGGTTACGAGAAGACGCTGGCGTCGTTCGAGGAGTCCCGGCGCAATCTCGGGCTCGACTACGTGGACCTGTATCTCATCCACTGGCCGCTGCCCCGGGTCGATCTGTACGTCGACACCTGGAAGGCCATGATCCAGCTCCGCAAGGACGGTCTGGTGCGGTCGATCGGTGTCTCCAACTTCACCGCGGCCCATGTCGAGCGGCTGGAGCAGGAGACCGGGGTGCTGCCCGCTGTGAACCAGATCGAGATGCATCCGCGCTTCCCGCAGGAGGAGCTGCGGGCCGTGCACGAGGCGAAGGGCATCGTCACCGAGAGCTGGAGCCCGCTGGGCCGCGGCCACCGGCTGCTGGCGGACCCGGAGATCGTCGCCGTCGCCGAGGCGCACGGTGTGACACCCGGTCAGGCCGTGCTTCGCTGGCACACCCAGCTCGGTGCGGTGCCCATCCCGAAATCCGCCGATCCGGGGCGGCAGCGCGAGAATCTGGATCTGTTCGGCTTCGACCTGACGGCGGACGAACTGGCCCGGATCTCCGCGGGCCCGCGGCGGCGGTTCGGCGGCGACCCGGAGTCCCACGAGGAGTTCTGA
- a CDS encoding putative quinol monooxygenase — MIFIAVKFTVRSAERDNWLPAVEAFTLATRQEPGNLFFEWSYSVENPDQFVLLEAFASPEAGEAHVKSEHFAAAMEGMADLVARTPEIINVDVPGDGWSLMAELTPRGE; from the coding sequence ATGATCTTCATCGCCGTCAAGTTCACCGTCCGCAGCGCCGAGCGCGACAACTGGCTTCCGGCCGTCGAGGCCTTCACCCTCGCCACTCGCCAGGAACCGGGCAATCTGTTCTTCGAGTGGTCGTACAGCGTCGAGAATCCGGACCAGTTCGTGCTCCTGGAGGCCTTCGCGTCACCGGAGGCGGGCGAGGCACATGTGAAGTCCGAGCACTTCGCGGCGGCGATGGAAGGCATGGCGGACCTCGTCGCCCGGACCCCGGAAATCATCAACGTCGATGTCCCGGGCGACGGTTGGTCCCTGATGGCGGAGCTCACGCCGCGCGGTGAGTGA
- the alc gene encoding allantoicase, whose translation MTATAHFTGDADPYGGGDPYADYRTAEFPFTHLVDLADRRLGAGVIAANDEFFAERENLLKPGPAEFDPEHFGHKGKIMDGWETRRRRGVGAAQPHPTDEDHDWALVRLGAPGVVRGIVVDTAHFRGNYPQAVSVEAASVAGSPSPEELLAPDVKWTTLVPRTAVGGHAANGFAIDVEQRVTHLRVNQHPDGGIARLRVHGEVVPDPAWLAALSTFDLAALENGGQVEDASDRFYSPATNTIQPGRSRQMDDGWETRRRRDKGNDWIRYRLPEQSEIRAVEIDTAYLKGNSAGWARLSVRDGGSGGSDGGEWTEILPRTRLQPDTNHRFVLPEAVRATHVRIDIFPDGGISRLRLFGSLTPDGATRLAARHRELGG comes from the coding sequence ATGACGGCGACAGCGCACTTCACCGGCGACGCCGATCCGTACGGCGGCGGCGACCCGTACGCCGACTACCGCACCGCCGAATTCCCCTTCACCCACCTCGTCGACCTCGCAGACCGGCGGCTCGGCGCGGGGGTGATCGCCGCCAACGACGAGTTCTTCGCCGAGCGCGAGAACCTGCTGAAGCCCGGGCCCGCCGAATTCGACCCGGAGCACTTCGGGCACAAGGGCAAGATCATGGACGGCTGGGAGACGCGCCGCCGCCGAGGCGTCGGCGCCGCGCAGCCGCACCCCACGGACGAGGACCACGACTGGGCGCTGGTGCGGCTCGGCGCGCCCGGCGTCGTACGCGGCATCGTCGTCGACACCGCCCACTTCCGCGGCAACTACCCGCAGGCCGTCTCCGTCGAGGCGGCCTCCGTGGCCGGCTCCCCGTCCCCCGAGGAGCTCCTCGCGCCGGACGTGAAGTGGACAACGCTCGTACCCCGTACGGCCGTCGGGGGCCATGCGGCCAACGGGTTCGCGATCGACGTCGAACAGCGCGTCACCCATCTGCGGGTCAACCAGCACCCCGACGGAGGGATCGCCCGTCTCCGGGTCCACGGAGAGGTCGTCCCGGACCCCGCCTGGCTGGCCGCCCTGTCCACCTTCGACCTGGCGGCGCTGGAGAACGGCGGTCAGGTCGAGGACGCCTCCGACCGCTTCTACTCACCGGCCACCAACACGATCCAGCCCGGCCGCTCCCGGCAGATGGACGACGGCTGGGAGACCCGCCGCCGGCGCGACAAGGGCAACGACTGGATCCGCTACCGGCTCCCCGAGCAGTCGGAGATCCGGGCCGTCGAGATCGACACCGCGTACCTCAAGGGCAACTCGGCCGGGTGGGCGCGCCTTTCGGTACGGGACGGAGGGAGCGGAGGCAGCGACGGCGGCGAGTGGACCGAGATCCTGCCGCGGACCCGGTTGCAGCCCGACACGAACCACCGCTTCGTCCTGCCGGAGGCCGTGCGGGCCACCCATGTCCGGATCGACATCTTCCCGGACGGCGGCATCTCGCGGCTGCGGCTGTTCGGCTCACTCACGCCGGACGGCGCGACGCGACTGGCCGCACGCCACCGCGAGCTGGGCGGCTGA